A single Anopheles maculipalpis chromosome 3RL, idAnoMacuDA_375_x, whole genome shotgun sequence DNA region contains:
- the LOC126561644 gene encoding hippocampus abundant transcript 1 protein isoform X6 produces MTKKSLRKPIMVLRSRKTAIIKDGVITSSGIGEPSVYHALVVIFLEFFAWGLLTMPVINVLNQTFPDHTFLMNGLVMGIKGILSFLSAPLIGALSDVWGRKFFLLITVFFTCAPIPLMSINSWWFFAMISISGVFAVTFSVVFAYVADVTTVEDRSRAYGLVSATFAASLVISPALGAYLNDKYSEPLIVALATAIAVLDVFFILVAVPESLPEKVRPSSWGAPISWEQADPFAALRKVGLDQTILMQCVTVLLSYLPEAGQYSCIFVYLKLKMHFSSIDVSIFIAVVGILSILTQVILGDLMKALGAKRTIIIGLLFEMLQLLWYGFGSQTWMMWAAGILASLASITYPAISAFVSIHSNPDQQGVVQGMVTGMRGLCNGLGPAMFGVIFYVFHVDLNDEHNVASHSLNGAAIGAVAGGGVFDGSDAKFVRNETLLGGSVHHHIEDEYSQLMPGPPFVFGALMVICAIAVAAFIPETPSDTIRRPSGEKKRLSLDVDYEYERGRKVAGPLSPLMHQDSAQL; encoded by the exons ATGACGAAAAAATCGTTACGGAAACCCATCATGGTGCTGCGGAGCCGTAAGACGGCCATCATCAAGGACGGCGTGATAACG AGCTCCGGTATAGGAGAACCGAGCGTTTATCATGCCTTAGTAGTCATATTTTTGGAATTCTTCGCCTGGGGTCTTTTAACGATGCCCGTCATAAAT GTCCTCAATCAAACTTTCCCAGATCATACCTTCCTAATGAACGGGTTGGTAATGGGCATCAAGGGCATACTATCATTCCTGAGCGCGCCACTGATTGGTGCCCTTTCGGATGTATGGGGCCGGAAGTTCTTTCTGCTAATTACCGTGTTCTTCACCTGCGCTCCGATCCCCCTTATGTCGATCAACTCTTG GTGGTTCTTTGCAATGATCTCAATCAGCGGTGTGTTTGCGGTAACGTTTTCCGTCGTGTTTGCATATGTAGCCGACGTTACGACGGTGGAAGATCGATCACGAGCCTATGGCTTGGTGTCAGCTACGTTTGCTGCTAGTTTG GTTATTTCACCTGCACTCGGAGCTTACCTGAATGACAAATACTCGGAGCCGTTAATTGTTGCCCTGGCCACTGCAATCGCCGTTCTGGATGTGTTCTTCATTCTGGTGGCGGTGCCGGAAAGTTTGCCGGAGAAAGTACGACCCAGCTCCTGGGGTGCCCCAATCAGCTGGGAGCAGGCAGATCCGTTTGCA GCGCTCCGTAAAGTTGGTCTGGATCAAACGATTCTGATGCAGTGTGTAACGGTGCTGCTCTCTTATCTGCCAGAAGCGGGACAATATTCGTGCATTTTCGTTTACCTGAAACTGAAAATGCATTTCAGCTCGATCGATGTATCGATCTTTATCGCTGTCGTCGGTATACTAAGTATACTGACGCAGGTCATCCTAGGTGATCTAATGAA GGCACTCGGTGCAAAGCGTACAATAATAATAGGATTACTGTTCGAAATGTTACAACTGCTTTGGTATGGTTTTGGCAGTCAGACATG GATGATGTGGGCAGCAGGTATTCTTGCTTCATTAGCGTCAATTACGTATCCGGCCATCAGTGCATTCGTGTCGATACATTCCAACCCGGACCAACAAG GTGTGGTCCAGGGTATGGTGACAGGAATGCGCGGTTTGTGCAACGGTCTCGGGCCAGCAATGTTCGGCGTCATCTTCTACGTGTTTCACGTCGATCTGAACGACGAGCATAATGTTGCGAGCCATAGTCTTAACGGTGCCGCCATCGGTGCGGTAGCTGGTGGTGGAGTATTCGACGGATCCGATGCAAAGTTTGTGCGCAACGAGACGCTACTCGGGGGCTCGGTCCACCATCACATCGAGGACGAGTATTCGCAGCTCATGCCGGGTCCACCGTTTGTGTTCGGAGCGCTAATGGTTATATGCGCCATCGCGGTGGCAGCTTTCATTCCGGAGACGCCAAGCGATACCATCCGACGGCCATCGGGTGAGAAGAAAA GGCTCTCGTTGGATGTCGATTATGAGTACGAGCGTGGACGTAAGGTAGCTGGCCCACTATCACCACTGATGCACCAGGACTCTGCTCAGCTATAG
- the LOC126561644 gene encoding hippocampus abundant transcript 1 protein isoform X3 — translation MTKKSLRKPIMVLRSRKTAIIKDGVITSSGIGEPSVYHALVVIFLEFFAWGLLTMPVINVLNQTFPDHTFLMNGLVMGIKGILSFLSAPLIGALSDVWGRKFFLLITVFFTCAPIPLMSINSWWFFAMISISGVFAVTFSVVFAYVADVTTVEDRSRAYGLVSATFAASLVISPALGAYLNDKYSEPLIVALATAIAVLDVFFILVAVPESLPEKVRPSSWGAPISWEQADPFAALRKVGLDQTILMQCVTVLLSYLPEAGQYSCIFVYLKLKMHFSSIDVSIFIAVVGILSILTQVILGDLMKALGAKRTIIIGLLFEMLQLLWYGFGSQTWMMWAAGILASLASITYPAISAFVSIHSNPDQQGVVQGMVTGMRGLCNGLGPAMFGVIFYVFHVDLNDEHNVASHSLNGAAIGAVAGGGVFDGSDAKFVRNETLLGGSVHHHIEDEYSQLMPGPPFVFGALMVICAIAVAAFIPETPSDTIRRPSGLSLDVDYEYERGRKVAGPLSPLMHQDSAQL, via the exons ATGACGAAAAAATCGTTACGGAAACCCATCATGGTGCTGCGGAGCCGTAAGACGGCCATCATCAAGGACGGCGTGATAACG AGCTCCGGTATAGGAGAACCGAGCGTTTATCATGCCTTAGTAGTCATATTTTTGGAATTCTTCGCCTGGGGTCTTTTAACGATGCCCGTCATAAAT GTCCTCAATCAAACTTTCCCAGATCATACCTTCCTAATGAACGGGTTGGTAATGGGCATCAAGGGCATACTATCATTCCTGAGCGCGCCACTGATTGGTGCCCTTTCGGATGTATGGGGCCGGAAGTTCTTTCTGCTAATTACCGTGTTCTTCACCTGCGCTCCGATCCCCCTTATGTCGATCAACTCTTG GTGGTTCTTTGCAATGATCTCAATCAGCGGTGTGTTTGCGGTAACGTTTTCCGTCGTGTTTGCATATGTAGCCGACGTTACGACGGTGGAAGATCGATCACGAGCCTATGGCTTGGTGTCAGCTACGTTTGCTGCTAGTTTG GTTATTTCACCTGCACTCGGAGCTTACCTGAATGACAAATACTCGGAGCCGTTAATTGTTGCCCTGGCCACTGCAATCGCCGTTCTGGATGTGTTCTTCATTCTGGTGGCGGTGCCGGAAAGTTTGCCGGAGAAAGTACGACCCAGCTCCTGGGGTGCCCCAATCAGCTGGGAGCAGGCAGATCCGTTTGCA GCGCTCCGTAAAGTTGGTCTGGATCAAACGATTCTGATGCAGTGTGTAACGGTGCTGCTCTCTTATCTGCCAGAAGCGGGACAATATTCGTGCATTTTCGTTTACCTGAAACTGAAAATGCATTTCAGCTCGATCGATGTATCGATCTTTATCGCTGTCGTCGGTATACTAAGTATACTGACGCAGGTCATCCTAGGTGATCTAATGAA GGCACTCGGTGCAAAGCGTACAATAATAATAGGATTACTGTTCGAAATGTTACAACTGCTTTGGTATGGTTTTGGCAGTCAGACATG GATGATGTGGGCAGCAGGTATTCTTGCTTCATTAGCGTCAATTACGTATCCGGCCATCAGTGCATTCGTGTCGATACATTCCAACCCGGACCAACAAG GTGTGGTCCAGGGTATGGTGACAGGAATGCGCGGTTTGTGCAACGGTCTCGGGCCAGCAATGTTCGGCGTCATCTTCTACGTGTTTCACGTCGATCTGAACGACGAGCATAATGTTGCGAGCCATAGTCTTAACGGTGCCGCCATCGGTGCGGTAGCTGGTGGTGGAGTATTCGACGGATCCGATGCAAAGTTTGTGCGCAACGAGACGCTACTCGGGGGCTCGGTCCACCATCACATCGAGGACGAGTATTCGCAGCTCATGCCGGGTCCACCGTTTGTGTTCGGAGCGCTAATGGTTATATGCGCCATCGCGGTGGCAGCTTTCATTCCGGAGACGCCAAGCGATACCATCCGACGGCCATCGG GGCTCTCGTTGGATGTCGATTATGAGTACGAGCGTGGACGTAAGGTAGCTGGCCCACTATCACCACTGATGCACCAGGACTCTGCTCAGCTATAG
- the LOC126561644 gene encoding hippocampus abundant transcript 1 protein isoform X1, whose protein sequence is MEHSSMLLAGGGSGRADDSSSSSSTKGTQVGGTAVPGGGAACHSVQQFRPAATGNASDAEVCDRSNVVTMDEVGETLPLAGRPLDAELAEDNCTDTDDQNSNYLSISNSRSSSCFDLPGECSPMMGMARLQTSKVDESRVTLVNERYTLQSEQAIVPAQAQAQLEDLPVVASGSSKLSASKQRLDYDEEDAEEDDDEDSSMLTHSAATTATVSSNKSRLLVCSDQQPGCSNSRIQDAGVCCNIVDNPVSDTGTVDVGSVANNAQDGPRTSVNGMSNGTVAAGGSGANPHSRVTTTPSNLSNCSGLPTVTMVQLKQSKNLIYFLRLIFNHCKSSGIGEPSVYHALVVIFLEFFAWGLLTMPVINVLNQTFPDHTFLMNGLVMGIKGILSFLSAPLIGALSDVWGRKFFLLITVFFTCAPIPLMSINSWWFFAMISISGVFAVTFSVVFAYVADVTTVEDRSRAYGLVSATFAASLVISPALGAYLNDKYSEPLIVALATAIAVLDVFFILVAVPESLPEKVRPSSWGAPISWEQADPFAALRKVGLDQTILMQCVTVLLSYLPEAGQYSCIFVYLKLKMHFSSIDVSIFIAVVGILSILTQVILGDLMKALGAKRTIIIGLLFEMLQLLWYGFGSQTWMMWAAGILASLASITYPAISAFVSIHSNPDQQGVVQGMVTGMRGLCNGLGPAMFGVIFYVFHVDLNDEHNVASHSLNGAAIGAVAGGGVFDGSDAKFVRNETLLGGSVHHHIEDEYSQLMPGPPFVFGALMVICAIAVAAFIPETPSDTIRRPSGEKKRLSLDVDYEYERGRKVAGPLSPLMHQDSAQL, encoded by the exons ATGGAGCATTCGTCAATGTTGTTGGCCGGTGGTGGTAGCGGTAGAGCGgatgacagcagcagcagcagcagcacgaaagGTACGCAGGTGGGAGGAACAGCAGttcctggtggtggtgctgcgtGTCATTCGGTCCAGCAGTTTCGGCCAGCGGCAACCGGGAATGCAAGTGATGCGGAAGTCTGTGATAGAAGTAACGTGGTTACTATGGATGAAGTTGGGGAGACCTTACCACTTGCCGGACGGCCATTGGATGCAGAGCTGGCGGAGGACAACTGCACCGATACGGATGATCAGAATAGTAATTATCTAAGCATTAGTAATAGTCGTAGCAGCAGCTGCTTTGACCTACCCGGCGAGTGTTCACCAATGATGGGCATGGCCCGATTGCAGACGTCGAAAGTAGACGAAAGCAGGGTGACGCTTGTAAACGAAAGGTACACACTACAATCGGAACAGGCCATTGTACCTGCACAAGCACAGGCACAGCTCGAAGATCTGCCGGTGGTGGCGAGCGGAAGTAGTAAACTTTCTGCGTCAAAGCAACGGCTCGATTACGACGAAGAAGATGCAGAagaggacgatgatgaggattCGTCCATGTTGACACATTCGGCCGCAACGACGGCCACCGTTTCGTCCAACAAATCTCGTCTACTGGTATGCTCGGACCAGCAGCCCGGATGCTCCAACAGCAGAATTCAGGATGCTGGTGTTTGTTGTAACATAGTGGACAATCCGGTCAGCGATACGGGTACGGTGGATGTGGGAAGTGTGGCGAACAATGCTCAGGACGGTCCTCGCACATCAGTAAACGGGATGTCTAATGGAACTGTAGCGGCCGGTGGTAGTGGTGCAAATCCACACAGCCGAGTCACGACAACTCCCTCAAATTTAAGTAATTGCAGTGGCCTACCGACCGTCACCATGGTGCAGCTGAAGCAGAGCAAAAATCTCATCTACTTCCTGCGATTGATCTTCAATCACTGTAAG AGCTCCGGTATAGGAGAACCGAGCGTTTATCATGCCTTAGTAGTCATATTTTTGGAATTCTTCGCCTGGGGTCTTTTAACGATGCCCGTCATAAAT GTCCTCAATCAAACTTTCCCAGATCATACCTTCCTAATGAACGGGTTGGTAATGGGCATCAAGGGCATACTATCATTCCTGAGCGCGCCACTGATTGGTGCCCTTTCGGATGTATGGGGCCGGAAGTTCTTTCTGCTAATTACCGTGTTCTTCACCTGCGCTCCGATCCCCCTTATGTCGATCAACTCTTG GTGGTTCTTTGCAATGATCTCAATCAGCGGTGTGTTTGCGGTAACGTTTTCCGTCGTGTTTGCATATGTAGCCGACGTTACGACGGTGGAAGATCGATCACGAGCCTATGGCTTGGTGTCAGCTACGTTTGCTGCTAGTTTG GTTATTTCACCTGCACTCGGAGCTTACCTGAATGACAAATACTCGGAGCCGTTAATTGTTGCCCTGGCCACTGCAATCGCCGTTCTGGATGTGTTCTTCATTCTGGTGGCGGTGCCGGAAAGTTTGCCGGAGAAAGTACGACCCAGCTCCTGGGGTGCCCCAATCAGCTGGGAGCAGGCAGATCCGTTTGCA GCGCTCCGTAAAGTTGGTCTGGATCAAACGATTCTGATGCAGTGTGTAACGGTGCTGCTCTCTTATCTGCCAGAAGCGGGACAATATTCGTGCATTTTCGTTTACCTGAAACTGAAAATGCATTTCAGCTCGATCGATGTATCGATCTTTATCGCTGTCGTCGGTATACTAAGTATACTGACGCAGGTCATCCTAGGTGATCTAATGAA GGCACTCGGTGCAAAGCGTACAATAATAATAGGATTACTGTTCGAAATGTTACAACTGCTTTGGTATGGTTTTGGCAGTCAGACATG GATGATGTGGGCAGCAGGTATTCTTGCTTCATTAGCGTCAATTACGTATCCGGCCATCAGTGCATTCGTGTCGATACATTCCAACCCGGACCAACAAG GTGTGGTCCAGGGTATGGTGACAGGAATGCGCGGTTTGTGCAACGGTCTCGGGCCAGCAATGTTCGGCGTCATCTTCTACGTGTTTCACGTCGATCTGAACGACGAGCATAATGTTGCGAGCCATAGTCTTAACGGTGCCGCCATCGGTGCGGTAGCTGGTGGTGGAGTATTCGACGGATCCGATGCAAAGTTTGTGCGCAACGAGACGCTACTCGGGGGCTCGGTCCACCATCACATCGAGGACGAGTATTCGCAGCTCATGCCGGGTCCACCGTTTGTGTTCGGAGCGCTAATGGTTATATGCGCCATCGCGGTGGCAGCTTTCATTCCGGAGACGCCAAGCGATACCATCCGACGGCCATCGGGTGAGAAGAAAA GGCTCTCGTTGGATGTCGATTATGAGTACGAGCGTGGACGTAAGGTAGCTGGCCCACTATCACCACTGATGCACCAGGACTCTGCTCAGCTATAG
- the LOC126561644 gene encoding hippocampus abundant transcript 1 protein isoform X2, whose protein sequence is MQGTTAQQPARQQQPCPQGKQQPSRSSGIGEPSVYHALVVIFLEFFAWGLLTMPVINVLNQTFPDHTFLMNGLVMGIKGILSFLSAPLIGALSDVWGRKFFLLITVFFTCAPIPLMSINSWWFFAMISISGVFAVTFSVVFAYVADVTTVEDRSRAYGLVSATFAASLVISPALGAYLNDKYSEPLIVALATAIAVLDVFFILVAVPESLPEKVRPSSWGAPISWEQADPFAALRKVGLDQTILMQCVTVLLSYLPEAGQYSCIFVYLKLKMHFSSIDVSIFIAVVGILSILTQVILGDLMKALGAKRTIIIGLLFEMLQLLWYGFGSQTWMMWAAGILASLASITYPAISAFVSIHSNPDQQGVVQGMVTGMRGLCNGLGPAMFGVIFYVFHVDLNDEHNVASHSLNGAAIGAVAGGGVFDGSDAKFVRNETLLGGSVHHHIEDEYSQLMPGPPFVFGALMVICAIAVAAFIPETPSDTIRRPSGEKKRLSLDVDYEYERGRKVAGPLSPLMHQDSAQL, encoded by the exons ATGCAAGGCACGACAGCACAACAGCCAGCACGGCAACAGCAACCCTGCCCGCAAGGCAAACAGCAACCATCCAGA AGCTCCGGTATAGGAGAACCGAGCGTTTATCATGCCTTAGTAGTCATATTTTTGGAATTCTTCGCCTGGGGTCTTTTAACGATGCCCGTCATAAAT GTCCTCAATCAAACTTTCCCAGATCATACCTTCCTAATGAACGGGTTGGTAATGGGCATCAAGGGCATACTATCATTCCTGAGCGCGCCACTGATTGGTGCCCTTTCGGATGTATGGGGCCGGAAGTTCTTTCTGCTAATTACCGTGTTCTTCACCTGCGCTCCGATCCCCCTTATGTCGATCAACTCTTG GTGGTTCTTTGCAATGATCTCAATCAGCGGTGTGTTTGCGGTAACGTTTTCCGTCGTGTTTGCATATGTAGCCGACGTTACGACGGTGGAAGATCGATCACGAGCCTATGGCTTGGTGTCAGCTACGTTTGCTGCTAGTTTG GTTATTTCACCTGCACTCGGAGCTTACCTGAATGACAAATACTCGGAGCCGTTAATTGTTGCCCTGGCCACTGCAATCGCCGTTCTGGATGTGTTCTTCATTCTGGTGGCGGTGCCGGAAAGTTTGCCGGAGAAAGTACGACCCAGCTCCTGGGGTGCCCCAATCAGCTGGGAGCAGGCAGATCCGTTTGCA GCGCTCCGTAAAGTTGGTCTGGATCAAACGATTCTGATGCAGTGTGTAACGGTGCTGCTCTCTTATCTGCCAGAAGCGGGACAATATTCGTGCATTTTCGTTTACCTGAAACTGAAAATGCATTTCAGCTCGATCGATGTATCGATCTTTATCGCTGTCGTCGGTATACTAAGTATACTGACGCAGGTCATCCTAGGTGATCTAATGAA GGCACTCGGTGCAAAGCGTACAATAATAATAGGATTACTGTTCGAAATGTTACAACTGCTTTGGTATGGTTTTGGCAGTCAGACATG GATGATGTGGGCAGCAGGTATTCTTGCTTCATTAGCGTCAATTACGTATCCGGCCATCAGTGCATTCGTGTCGATACATTCCAACCCGGACCAACAAG GTGTGGTCCAGGGTATGGTGACAGGAATGCGCGGTTTGTGCAACGGTCTCGGGCCAGCAATGTTCGGCGTCATCTTCTACGTGTTTCACGTCGATCTGAACGACGAGCATAATGTTGCGAGCCATAGTCTTAACGGTGCCGCCATCGGTGCGGTAGCTGGTGGTGGAGTATTCGACGGATCCGATGCAAAGTTTGTGCGCAACGAGACGCTACTCGGGGGCTCGGTCCACCATCACATCGAGGACGAGTATTCGCAGCTCATGCCGGGTCCACCGTTTGTGTTCGGAGCGCTAATGGTTATATGCGCCATCGCGGTGGCAGCTTTCATTCCGGAGACGCCAAGCGATACCATCCGACGGCCATCGGGTGAGAAGAAAA GGCTCTCGTTGGATGTCGATTATGAGTACGAGCGTGGACGTAAGGTAGCTGGCCCACTATCACCACTGATGCACCAGGACTCTGCTCAGCTATAG
- the LOC126561644 gene encoding hippocampus abundant transcript 1 protein isoform X5: MTKKSLRKPIMVLRSRKTAIIKDGVITSSGIGEPSVYHALVVIFLEFFAWGLLTMPVINVLNQTFPDHTFLMNGLVMGIKGILSFLSAPLIGALSDVWGRKFFLLITVFFTCAPIPLMSINSWWFFAMISISGVFAVTFSVVFAYVADVTTVEDRSRAYGLVSATFAASLVISPALGAYLNDKYSEPLIVALATAIAVLDVFFILVAVPESLPEKVRPSSWGAPISWEQADPFAALRKVGLDQTILMQCVTVLLSYLPEAGQYSCIFVYLKLKMHFSSIDVSIFIAVVGILSILTQVILGDLMKALGAKRTIIIGLLFEMLQLLWYGFGSQTWMMWAAGILASLASITYPAISAFVSIHSNPDQQGVVQGMVTGMRGLCNGLGPAMFGVIFYVFHVDLNDEHNVASHSLNGAAIGAVAGGGVFDGSDAKFVRNETLLGGSVHHHIEDEYSQLMPGPPFVFGALMVICAIAVAAFIPETPSDTIRRPSESGYRSQDRLTVLIGD, translated from the exons ATGACGAAAAAATCGTTACGGAAACCCATCATGGTGCTGCGGAGCCGTAAGACGGCCATCATCAAGGACGGCGTGATAACG AGCTCCGGTATAGGAGAACCGAGCGTTTATCATGCCTTAGTAGTCATATTTTTGGAATTCTTCGCCTGGGGTCTTTTAACGATGCCCGTCATAAAT GTCCTCAATCAAACTTTCCCAGATCATACCTTCCTAATGAACGGGTTGGTAATGGGCATCAAGGGCATACTATCATTCCTGAGCGCGCCACTGATTGGTGCCCTTTCGGATGTATGGGGCCGGAAGTTCTTTCTGCTAATTACCGTGTTCTTCACCTGCGCTCCGATCCCCCTTATGTCGATCAACTCTTG GTGGTTCTTTGCAATGATCTCAATCAGCGGTGTGTTTGCGGTAACGTTTTCCGTCGTGTTTGCATATGTAGCCGACGTTACGACGGTGGAAGATCGATCACGAGCCTATGGCTTGGTGTCAGCTACGTTTGCTGCTAGTTTG GTTATTTCACCTGCACTCGGAGCTTACCTGAATGACAAATACTCGGAGCCGTTAATTGTTGCCCTGGCCACTGCAATCGCCGTTCTGGATGTGTTCTTCATTCTGGTGGCGGTGCCGGAAAGTTTGCCGGAGAAAGTACGACCCAGCTCCTGGGGTGCCCCAATCAGCTGGGAGCAGGCAGATCCGTTTGCA GCGCTCCGTAAAGTTGGTCTGGATCAAACGATTCTGATGCAGTGTGTAACGGTGCTGCTCTCTTATCTGCCAGAAGCGGGACAATATTCGTGCATTTTCGTTTACCTGAAACTGAAAATGCATTTCAGCTCGATCGATGTATCGATCTTTATCGCTGTCGTCGGTATACTAAGTATACTGACGCAGGTCATCCTAGGTGATCTAATGAA GGCACTCGGTGCAAAGCGTACAATAATAATAGGATTACTGTTCGAAATGTTACAACTGCTTTGGTATGGTTTTGGCAGTCAGACATG GATGATGTGGGCAGCAGGTATTCTTGCTTCATTAGCGTCAATTACGTATCCGGCCATCAGTGCATTCGTGTCGATACATTCCAACCCGGACCAACAAG GTGTGGTCCAGGGTATGGTGACAGGAATGCGCGGTTTGTGCAACGGTCTCGGGCCAGCAATGTTCGGCGTCATCTTCTACGTGTTTCACGTCGATCTGAACGACGAGCATAATGTTGCGAGCCATAGTCTTAACGGTGCCGCCATCGGTGCGGTAGCTGGTGGTGGAGTATTCGACGGATCCGATGCAAAGTTTGTGCGCAACGAGACGCTACTCGGGGGCTCGGTCCACCATCACATCGAGGACGAGTATTCGCAGCTCATGCCGGGTCCACCGTTTGTGTTCGGAGCGCTAATGGTTATATGCGCCATCGCGGTGGCAGCTTTCATTCCGGAGACGCCAAGCGATACCATCCGACGGCCATCGG AAAGCGGCTATAGGAGCCAAGACAGATTGACCGTTCTTATTGGAGACTGA
- the LOC126561644 gene encoding hippocampus abundant transcript 1 protein isoform X4 has translation MTKKSLRKPIMVLRSRKTAIIKDGVITSSGIGEPSVYHALVVIFLEFFAWGLLTMPVINVLNQTFPDHTFLMNGLVMGIKGILSFLSAPLIGALSDVWGRKFFLLITVFFTCAPIPLMSINSWWFFAMISISGVFAVTFSVVFAYVADVTTVEDRSRAYGLVSATFAASLVISPALGAYLNDKYSEPLIVALATAIAVLDVFFILVAVPESLPEKVRPSSWGAPISWEQADPFAALRKVGLDQTILMQCVTVLLSYLPEAGQYSCIFVYLKLKMHFSSIDVSIFIAVVGILSILTQVILGDLMKALGAKRTIIIGLLFEMLQLLWYGFGSQTWMMWAAGILASLASITYPAISAFVSIHSNPDQQGVVQGMVTGMRGLCNGLGPAMFGVIFYVFHVDLNDEHNVASHSLNGAAIGAVAGGGVFDGSDAKFVRNETLLGGSVHHHIEDEYSQLMPGPPFVFGALMVICAIAVAAFIPETPSDTIRRPSGEKKKSGYRSQDRLTVLIGD, from the exons ATGACGAAAAAATCGTTACGGAAACCCATCATGGTGCTGCGGAGCCGTAAGACGGCCATCATCAAGGACGGCGTGATAACG AGCTCCGGTATAGGAGAACCGAGCGTTTATCATGCCTTAGTAGTCATATTTTTGGAATTCTTCGCCTGGGGTCTTTTAACGATGCCCGTCATAAAT GTCCTCAATCAAACTTTCCCAGATCATACCTTCCTAATGAACGGGTTGGTAATGGGCATCAAGGGCATACTATCATTCCTGAGCGCGCCACTGATTGGTGCCCTTTCGGATGTATGGGGCCGGAAGTTCTTTCTGCTAATTACCGTGTTCTTCACCTGCGCTCCGATCCCCCTTATGTCGATCAACTCTTG GTGGTTCTTTGCAATGATCTCAATCAGCGGTGTGTTTGCGGTAACGTTTTCCGTCGTGTTTGCATATGTAGCCGACGTTACGACGGTGGAAGATCGATCACGAGCCTATGGCTTGGTGTCAGCTACGTTTGCTGCTAGTTTG GTTATTTCACCTGCACTCGGAGCTTACCTGAATGACAAATACTCGGAGCCGTTAATTGTTGCCCTGGCCACTGCAATCGCCGTTCTGGATGTGTTCTTCATTCTGGTGGCGGTGCCGGAAAGTTTGCCGGAGAAAGTACGACCCAGCTCCTGGGGTGCCCCAATCAGCTGGGAGCAGGCAGATCCGTTTGCA GCGCTCCGTAAAGTTGGTCTGGATCAAACGATTCTGATGCAGTGTGTAACGGTGCTGCTCTCTTATCTGCCAGAAGCGGGACAATATTCGTGCATTTTCGTTTACCTGAAACTGAAAATGCATTTCAGCTCGATCGATGTATCGATCTTTATCGCTGTCGTCGGTATACTAAGTATACTGACGCAGGTCATCCTAGGTGATCTAATGAA GGCACTCGGTGCAAAGCGTACAATAATAATAGGATTACTGTTCGAAATGTTACAACTGCTTTGGTATGGTTTTGGCAGTCAGACATG GATGATGTGGGCAGCAGGTATTCTTGCTTCATTAGCGTCAATTACGTATCCGGCCATCAGTGCATTCGTGTCGATACATTCCAACCCGGACCAACAAG GTGTGGTCCAGGGTATGGTGACAGGAATGCGCGGTTTGTGCAACGGTCTCGGGCCAGCAATGTTCGGCGTCATCTTCTACGTGTTTCACGTCGATCTGAACGACGAGCATAATGTTGCGAGCCATAGTCTTAACGGTGCCGCCATCGGTGCGGTAGCTGGTGGTGGAGTATTCGACGGATCCGATGCAAAGTTTGTGCGCAACGAGACGCTACTCGGGGGCTCGGTCCACCATCACATCGAGGACGAGTATTCGCAGCTCATGCCGGGTCCACCGTTTGTGTTCGGAGCGCTAATGGTTATATGCGCCATCGCGGTGGCAGCTTTCATTCCGGAGACGCCAAGCGATACCATCCGACGGCCATCGGGTGAGAAGAAAA AAAGCGGCTATAGGAGCCAAGACAGATTGACCGTTCTTATTGGAGACTGA